The Mailhella massiliensis DNA segment CCTCGGCGTTCTCATCTCCGGCGGCCACACGCACCTTTACCGCATGGACGGCCCCGTGGACATGACGGTTCTCGGCAAGACCATGGACGACGCGGCGGGCGAAGCCTGCGACAAGTTCGCCAAGGCCGCGGGGCTCCCCTATCCCGGCGGCGCGCTGCTCGACGCGCTGGGCAGACGCGGCAAGGCCGATCCGCATCTTTTCCCCCGCCCCTACACCCACAACGACAACCTCGACTTCAGCTTCAGCGGACTCAAGACGGCGGGAGCGCTCTGGCTTTCCCAGCACCCCGAAGCGCACTTCCCCGCCGGAGACACTCCGGCAAAGGAACGCCTGCACCTCGCCTCGCAAAAGCTGTGCGATGCGGCGGCATCCTACCTTCTGGCCATAGCCGAAACGCTCACCATCAAGGCGGGCCGCGCCATGGAACGCTTTTCCCCCGGGAGCATCGTGGTGGCCGGGGGCGTGGCCGCCAACAGCGTGGTACGCGAGGAATTTTCCCGCCTCGCGCAGAAGCGCGGCATCCCCCTCATCATTCCCCGCCTCTCCCTCTGCGGCGACAACGCCGTCATGATAGCGAAGGCGGGCTGG contains these protein-coding regions:
- the tsaD gene encoding tRNA (adenosine(37)-N6)-threonylcarbamoyltransferase complex transferase subunit TsaD; the encoded protein is MLVLGIESSCDETALALVDDTGIRASVISSQADIHALFGGVVPELASREHARLIGPLLDSLLEKADLGPDPWKKVDYIAVTRGPGLMGSLLVGVAFAKGLAMAHDIPLIGVDHLQGHLLAAELENDIAWPALGVLISGGHTHLYRMDGPVDMTVLGKTMDDAAGEACDKFAKAAGLPYPGGALLDALGRRGKADPHLFPRPYTHNDNLDFSFSGLKTAGALWLSQHPEAHFPAGDTPAKERLHLASQKLCDAAASYLLAIAETLTIKAGRAMERFSPGSIVVAGGVAANSVVREEFSRLAQKRGIPLIIPRLSLCGDNAVMIAKAGWHMAAAGRVHDLSLSAIPRGQVIPQDWKSC